In Juglans regia cultivar Chandler chromosome 5, Walnut 2.0, whole genome shotgun sequence, the following are encoded in one genomic region:
- the LOC109017858 gene encoding serine/threonine-protein phosphatase PP1, whose amino-acid sequence MDPAVLDDIINRLLEYRQGRAGKQVQLMETEIRQLCTVSREIFLQQPNLLELEAPIKICGDIHGQYTDLLRLFEYGGFPPNANYLFLGDYVDRGKQSLETICLLLAYKIKYPENFFLLRGNHECASINRIYGFYDECKRRFNIRIWKTFTDCFNCLPVAALIDDKILCMHGGLSPDLTNLDQIRNLPRPADVPDSGLLCDLLWSDPGRDVKGWAMNDRGVSYTFGADSLSEFLTKNDMDLVCRAHQVVEDGYEFFAHRQLVTIFSAPNYCGEFDNAGAMMSVDESLMCSFQILKPADKKRKFI is encoded by the exons ATGGACCCTGCGGTGCTGGATGACATTATCAACAGGTTATTGGAGTATCGGCAGGGGCGGGCAGGGAAGCAGGTCCAGCTCATGGAGACCGAGATCCGCCAGCTCTGCACTGTTTCTAGGGAGATCTTCCTCCAGCAGCCCAATCTTCTGGAGCTCGAAGCCCCCATCAAGATCTGCG GTGACATTCATGGACAATATACTGATCTTTTGAGGCTTTTTGAGTATGGGGGTTTTCCTCCCAATGCCAATTATTTATTCCTTGGAGACTACGTAGACCGTGGCAAGCAGAGTTTGGAAACAATATGCCTTTTGCTTgcttataaaatcaaatatccTGAGAACTTCTTTCTTTTGAGAGGGAATCATGAATGTGCTTCAATTAATCGGATATATGGATTTTATGATGAATGTAAACGCCGGTTCAATATAAGAATTTGGAAAACTTTTACTgattgttttaattgtcttccTGTGGCTGCACTCATAGACGACAAAATATTGTGCATGCATGGTGGCCTTTCCCCTGATTTAACAAATTTAGATCAAATCAGGAACTTACCTCGTCCAGCTGATGTTCCGGACTCTGGTTTGCTTTGTGATTTACTTTGGTCAGATCCTGGTAGAGATGTCAAAGGCTGGGCAATGAACGATCGTGGAGTCTCTTACACTTTTGGTGCTGATAGCCTTTCAGAATTCTTAACAAAGAATGACATGGACCTTGTTTGTCGTGCCCATCAG GTTGTTGAGGATGGATATGAATTCTTTGCTCACAGGCAGCTTGTTACAATATTCTCTGCTCCCAATTACTGTGGTGAATTCGATAATGCTGGTGCTATGATGAGTGTTGATGAAAGCTTAATGTGTTCTTTTCAAATCCTTAAGCCAGCTGATAAAAAGCGCAAGTTCATTTGA